From one Amycolatopsis sp. FDAARGOS 1241 genomic stretch:
- a CDS encoding PIG-L deacetylase family protein produces the protein MIKLGTERLDRVVALGAHCDDIAIGAGGTLLTLCGERPGVRVDALVLSGGGTEREDEERAALAAFCPGADLDVTVLKLPDGRLPAHWDEAKNALEELKQRTDPDVVFAPRTVDAHQDHRGLATLVPTVYRGYLALGYEIVKWDGDLGRLPAYVPLTSELAERKVRLLQEHYASQRHRPWYDREAFLGLARIRGIECQERYAEAFELNKLVLDLRG, from the coding sequence GTGATCAAGCTCGGCACGGAACGGCTCGACCGCGTCGTCGCACTGGGTGCCCACTGCGACGACATAGCGATCGGCGCCGGCGGGACGCTGCTCACGCTCTGTGGCGAGCGGCCCGGCGTCCGGGTCGACGCCCTGGTGCTGTCGGGCGGTGGCACCGAACGCGAGGACGAGGAACGGGCGGCACTGGCCGCGTTCTGCCCGGGCGCGGACCTCGACGTGACGGTGCTGAAGCTGCCCGACGGCCGGCTCCCGGCCCACTGGGACGAAGCCAAGAACGCGCTGGAAGAACTCAAGCAGCGCACCGACCCGGACGTGGTCTTCGCGCCGCGCACGGTCGACGCGCACCAGGACCACCGTGGCCTGGCCACGCTGGTACCCACGGTCTACCGGGGGTACCTGGCGCTGGGCTACGAGATCGTGAAGTGGGACGGCGACCTCGGCCGCCTCCCGGCGTACGTGCCGCTCACCAGTGAGCTGGCCGAGCGGAAGGTGCGGCTGCTGCAGGAGCACTACGCGTCCCAGCGGCACCGCCCGTGGTACGACCGCGAGGCCTTCCTCGGCCTCGCCAGGATCCGCGGCATCGAGTGCCAGGAGCGGTACGCGGAGGCCTTCGAACTGAACAAACTCGTTCT